From the Leptotrichia sp. oral taxon 221 genome, one window contains:
- a CDS encoding NAD(P)/FAD-dependent oxidoreductase codes for MKADVIIIGGGASGLIAAITAKKNGKDVIILERKERVLKKVLVTGNGRCNMTNVRAGISNYFAMGKNVDLIENVFEKFTVTNTIDFFENEIGLICNEETRGRVYPLSGQAASVVDGLRFCAEKLGITTLTDFYVRKIEKKDFKFKVYSEDKKVVEGSRVILATGGQTYTELGSNGSGYELAKSFGHSITKLVPTIVQLKTKDYQVKGLRGIKLDTKVTAYGDGNKICTYDGELLFTEYGVSGNVIFNISFVYPIHKKVELEIDFMPKFEYNELLEILRKRKNILGDLTMEQYFNGMINKKLGQFLSKASGIEKLSKMINMLTEKELRSMCTVLKKYRVDVIDTNGFKAAQVTAGGIPLKEINPETLESKKVKGLYFAGEILDVYGECGGFNLQWAWSSGHLAGMNV; via the coding sequence ATGAAAGCGGATGTAATAATAATTGGTGGTGGTGCATCAGGATTAATAGCAGCGATTACTGCTAAGAAAAATGGGAAAGATGTAATTATTTTGGAGCGAAAAGAAAGAGTGCTAAAAAAGGTTTTAGTTACGGGAAATGGACGTTGTAATATGACTAATGTTAGAGCTGGGATTTCGAATTATTTTGCGATGGGGAAAAATGTGGATTTGATTGAGAATGTGTTTGAGAAGTTTACGGTGACAAATACTATTGATTTTTTTGAAAATGAAATTGGGTTAATTTGTAATGAGGAAACTAGGGGGAGAGTTTATCCCTTGAGTGGTCAGGCGGCTTCGGTTGTTGATGGATTGAGATTTTGTGCTGAAAAATTGGGAATTACTACGTTGACTGATTTCTATGTAAGAAAAATTGAAAAAAAGGATTTTAAATTTAAGGTTTATTCTGAAGATAAAAAAGTTGTGGAAGGAAGTAGAGTGATTTTAGCTACTGGTGGACAGACTTACACAGAATTAGGGTCGAATGGATCTGGATATGAGTTGGCAAAAAGTTTTGGACATTCAATTACAAAGTTGGTTCCGACGATTGTTCAGTTGAAAACTAAAGATTATCAAGTTAAAGGACTTCGTGGAATTAAACTAGATACAAAAGTTACGGCTTATGGTGATGGGAATAAAATTTGTACTTATGATGGGGAGTTGTTATTTACAGAATATGGAGTTTCAGGAAATGTGATTTTTAATATTTCGTTTGTGTATCCGATTCATAAGAAAGTGGAGCTTGAAATTGATTTTATGCCAAAATTTGAGTATAACGAGTTGTTGGAAATTTTAAGAAAACGTAAAAATATATTGGGTGATTTGACGATGGAACAATATTTTAATGGAATGATTAATAAAAAATTGGGACAGTTTTTGTCAAAAGCATCTGGAATTGAGAAATTGTCAAAAATGATAAATATGTTGACAGAAAAGGAACTAAGAAGTATGTGCACTGTTTTAAAAAAGTATAGAGTGGATGTGATAGATACGAATGGTTTTAAAGCAGCTCAAGTTACAGCGGGTGGAATACCTTTAAAAGAAATTAACCCCGAAACTTTAGAATCGAAAAAAGTTAAGGGGCTATACTTTGCTGGTGAAATTTTAGATGTTTATGGTGAATGTGGTGGCTTTAATTTACAGTGGGCTTGGTCTTCGGGGCATTTAGCCGGAATGAATGTTTAA